The following are encoded together in the Kwoniella europaea PYCC6329 chromosome 1, complete sequence genome:
- a CDS encoding OPT family small oligopeptide transporter — translation MADKREALLDSQLPDMQNELLHDEKTIPLEGDKQLSTEHGTYVLEVGNTEGAIVAGHLELGTSEEEAERLEAIYNTMGLERTMKIIRELVQMHRDDPNFSGALLEDMNSFVNNPDIIASPDKHTQVIAAMKMEAVLATENSPYVEVRANVDPTDDPDMPASTIRAWAIGVVFCIIGSFIDNLFAFRNPAISIGTNVAQLVAYPLGVFLARVLPDWGFTLFGKRHSLNNGKFNRKEHMLISIMANVSFTAPYTFYIIPVQAMPQYFNQSFAYDRGYQILLSLAVNMFGYGLAGLLRRFLVYPSIAIWPATLNTVALVKAFHQETNEAVPGPFGRTYRASREKVFLVAMGCMFVYFFFPSYIFQALSSFSWMTWIAPDNVTLDAVTGVWGGLGLNPWPTFDWNMFGGAGLYLPTFAVANQVVGIIIGALMILAIWFTNTWNTGFLPINSNATFDNTGARYNVTAVLNPDTGRLDGTLYRSYSQPFFSAGYIVYNIWAFASYTASFTYVYLFYRRDIIRGFKGVYRRVFKKVEEEDLGEDIHYRLMKRYKEVPDWHYAVLLVLPIAFGCAAVAGWPTHAPVAALFYGLILPIIFILPLGIIQAVTGIPVALNILANIIGGTITAGESNSLMYFKSWGYLSSWQALSFCNDLKLAHYLKIPPRITFWAQIVATLIYSIVSALQYNFIMNIKDVCTADAAFRFTCPSQTSFYTSIIFWGIISPKKLFGKGQQYNMMLLGFPLGVIMVGLYWALRRKYPRSSFLRQVHPVMICMGPVNVAAPYNLAYYLGNLYVNLISFQYIRKKYLAFWSKWNYVIGAGFSTGIALSGLFIFFALQIPKGGTLSIDWWGNNVVNLGCEGQGGCPRLDIPEVGYFGPAPGTYL, via the exons ATGGCCGATAAGCGCGAAGCTCTCCTGGATTCCCAACTCCCCGACATGCAGAACGAGCTTCTTCATGACGAGAAAACCATCCCACTTGAAGGTGACAAACAGTTGTCGACCGAGCATGGTACATATGTCCTTGAGGTTGGCAATACCGAAGGGGCTATAGTTGCTGG CCACCTAGAGCTTGGGACAtctgaggaggaagctgaacGGCTTGAAGCTATCTACAACACGATGGGTCTCGAACGGACTATGAAGATCATTCGAGAGCTGGTGCAGATGCACCGGGATGATCCAAACTTTTCTGGTGCATTGCTCGAGGACATGAACAGCTTTGTCAACAACCCTGACATCATCGCTTCCCCAGACAAGCATACTCAAGTGATCGCAGctatgaagatggaagctgTACTGGCCACCGAGAACTCGCCTTACGTCGAAGTCCGTGCCAACGTCGACCCCACTGACGATCCCGATATGCCCGCTTCGACCATCAGGGCATGGGCAATCGGCGTAGTCTTCTGCATCATTGGGTCATTCATCGATAATCTCTTCGCTTTCAGGAACCCTGCTATCTCTATCGGTACTAACGTCGCTCAACTGGTTGCGT ACCCTCTGGGTGTATTTCTCGCTCGTGTCTTGCCTGACTGGGGTTTCACTCTCTTTGGCAAGAGACACAGCCTTAATAACGGAAAATTTAATCGCAAGGAACACatgttgatttcgatcaTGGCGAACGTCTCTTTCACCGCTCCGTACACTTTCTACATTATCCCCGTGCAAGCGATGCCCCAGTACTTCAACCAATCCTTCGCTTACGACCGCGGCTACCAAATTCTCCTGTCCCTGGCGGTCAACATGTTTGGTTATGGGCTTGCGGGTCTGCTTCGTCGCTTCCTGGTCTACCCATCGATTGCTATCTGGCCAGCAACGCTCAACACAGTCGCTTTAGTCAAAGCTTTTCATCAGGAAACCAATGAGGCTGTGCCGGGACCTTTTGGTCGAACGTATCGCGCTTCTAGAGAAAAAGTCTTCCTGGTGGCCATGGGCTGCATGTTtgtctacttcttcttcccatcttaTATTTTTCAGGccctctcatcattctcgtGGATGACATGGATCGCACCTGATAATGTCACACTTGACGCCGTCACTGGGGTCTGGGGAGGCCTCGGTTTGAATCCCTGGCCGACTTTCGATTGGAATATGTTCGGTGGTGCCGGTTTGTATCTACCCACCTTTGCTGTTGCCAACCAAGTTGTTGGTATCATCATTGGGGCTCTTATGATCCTGGCCATCTGGTTCACGAACACCTGGAATACCGGATTCCTTCCCATCAACTCCAATGCTACCTTCGACAACACAGGTGCTCGCTACAATGTCACCGCCGTGCTGAACCCTGACACCGGCAGACTCGACGGAACCCTTTATCGATCTTACAGTCAACCTTTCTTCAGTGCCGGTTATATCGTCTATAACATATGGGCTTTCGCATCTTACACTGCCTCGTTCACCTACGTCTATCTTTTCTACCGGCGCGATATCATACGAGGCTTCAAAGGCGTGTACAGACGTGTCTTCAAGaaggtcgaagaggaggatctCGGGGAGGACATCCATTACAGGTTGATGAAGCGATACAAGGAAGTTCCCGATTGGCACTACGCGGTCCTCCTCGTTCTACCCATCGCTTTCGGATGTGCTGCAGTGGCCGGTTGGCCCACTCACGCCCCCGTTGCGGCGTTGTTCTACGGTCTCATCctccccatcatcttcatactcCCCCTCGGTATCATACAAGCGGTGACAGGTATACCAGTGGCTTTGAACATTCTTGCCAACATCATCGGTGGAACCATCACAGCTGGAGAGAGTAATTCTCTCATGTACTTCAAGTCTTGGGGTTACCTCTCATCTTGGCAAGCCTTGAGTTTTTGTAATGATCTCAAGCTTGCTCATTACCTCAAAATTCCTCCTCGGATCACTTTCTGGGCTCAAATTGTCGCCACTCTTATATACTCCATTGTTTCGGCTCTACAATACAACTTCATTATGAACATCAAAGATGTCTGTACTGCGGATGCGGCTTTCCGTTTCACGTGTCCATCGCAGACCAGTTTCTACacttcaatcatcttctgggGTATCATCAGTCCCAAAAAGCTTTTCGGCAAGGGCCAACAGTACAACATGATGTTACTCGGTTTCCCCCTCGGTGTGATCATGGTTGGGCTCTACTGGGCTCTTCGACGCAAATACCCCAGATCCTCCTTCCTGAGGCAGGTCCATCCAGTCATGATCTGTATGGGCCCCGTCAACGTCGCCGCTCCTTACAATTTGGCTTACTACCTCGGAAACCTTTATGTCAAcctcatctctttccagTACATTCGAAAGAAATATTTGGCTTTTTGGTCCAAG TGGAACTACGTAATTGGGGCCGGCTTCTCCACTGGTATCGCTCTCTCTGgtctgttcatcttcttcgctcttCAGATCCCCAAAGGTGGCACATTGTCCATAGATTGGTGGGGAAACAACGTTGTCAACTTGGGATGTGAAGGCCAAGGTGGATGCCCCAGGCTAGACATCCCCGAAGTTGGGTACTTTGGACCTGCACCCGGTACATATTTGTAA